The following coding sequences lie in one Primulina huaijiensis isolate GDHJ02 chromosome 2, ASM1229523v2, whole genome shotgun sequence genomic window:
- the LOC140962832 gene encoding non-specific lipid transfer protein GPI-anchored 5-like: MAHHKVSMGLAIILVTMLWPYVASQSNDCTSVIISMSPCLNFISGNSSTPSVSCCSQLRTVVGSEPQCLCQVLNGGGSNMGLNINQTRALALPKACNVQTPSVSKCNAASPSDSPSTPNSPSKNPSGGGSKVLPSPGDGSSSAASPKQLALSMIFFCVFLASYVSAFNLP, from the exons ATGGCACACCATAAAGTTTCTATGGGATTAGCCATAATTCTTGTCACCATGCTTTGGCCCTATGTCGCATCGCAATCGAATGATTGTACCAGTGTGATCATTAGCATGTCACCTTGTCTGAATTTCATCTCCGGCAACTCGTCCACCCCATCAGTTTCCTGCTGCTCGCAGCTTCGTACTGTGGTTGGGTCGGAGCCACAATGCTTgtgtcaagtgcttaatggtgGAGGATCAAACATGGGACTGAATATCAATCAAACTCGGGCTCTTGCCTTGCCTAAGGCTTGCAACGTTCAAACTCCCTCTGTCAGCAAGTGCAATG CTGCTTCTCCATCCGACTCTCCTTCCACACCAAATTCTCCTAGCAAAAACCCTTCAG GGGGCGGATCAAAAGTGTTGCCATCACCCGGAGATGGTTCATCAAGTGCAGCTTCACCAAAACAGCTGGCACttagtatgatatttttctgcGTCTTCCTA
- the LOC140958696 gene encoding non-specific lipid transfer protein GPI-anchored 20-like isoform X1 has product MAFQFLITFLATATIALFSISSGQITNTPCTSSMITSFMPCVNFVTNGTVNSTTPPSACCTSIVSLMSNGKDCFCQIATGNVPFQIPVNQTLAISLPRACNMPGVPLQCKAIGAPVPAPSPLANGLITLPPNGAPSPSIKGPSGAEPLSPRLAPEAEPSTPDSPSPPTTTGGAPAGNRAGVTPSAAGHSFTAASPLLLVAVLGAVTFKYY; this is encoded by the exons ATGGCCTTCCAATTCTTGATCACATTTCTAGCAACAGCAACAATTGCATTGTTTTCAATCTCATCAGGGCAAATCACAAATACTCCATGCACATCTTCAATGATCACATCTTTTATGCCTTGCGTAAACTTCGTGACCAATGGTACCGTTAACTCGACTACCCCGCCTTCTGCTTGTTGCACTTCGATTGTCTCCCTTATGAGTAACGGGAAAGACTGTTTTTGCCAGATCGCGACTGGGAATGTTCCATTCCAAATCCCAGTTAATCAAACTCTTGCGATTTCGCTTCCGCGTGCTTGTAACATGCCTGGTGTGCCTCTTCAATGCAAAG CCATTGGTGCTCCAGTTCCAGCTCCaa GCCCTTTGGCCAATGGTTTAATTACACTTCCACCAAATGGTGCTCCTTCTCCAAGTATCAAAG GTCCATCCGGTGCTGAGCCACTATCACCAAGATTGGCCCCAGAAGCTGAACCAAGCACCCCGGATTCACCTTCTCCGCCAACGACTACAGGAGGAGCTCCGGCGGGCAACAGGGCAGGAGTGACACCATCAGCTGCTGGCCACTCGTTTACTGCTGCTTCTCCTCTGCTTCTTGTGGCTGTGCTAGGAGCTGTTACATTTAAATACTACTAG
- the LOC140958696 gene encoding non-specific lipid transfer protein GPI-anchored 20-like isoform X2, translating to MAFQFLITFLATATIALFSISSGQITNTPCTSSMITSFMPCVNFVTNGTVNSTTPPSACCTSIVSLMSNGKDCFCQIATGNVPFQIPVNQTLAISLPRACNMPGVPLQCKAIGAPVPAPSPLANGLITLPPNGAPSPSPSGAEPLSPRLAPEAEPSTPDSPSPPTTTGGAPAGNRAGVTPSAAGHSFTAASPLLLVAVLGAVTFKYY from the exons ATGGCCTTCCAATTCTTGATCACATTTCTAGCAACAGCAACAATTGCATTGTTTTCAATCTCATCAGGGCAAATCACAAATACTCCATGCACATCTTCAATGATCACATCTTTTATGCCTTGCGTAAACTTCGTGACCAATGGTACCGTTAACTCGACTACCCCGCCTTCTGCTTGTTGCACTTCGATTGTCTCCCTTATGAGTAACGGGAAAGACTGTTTTTGCCAGATCGCGACTGGGAATGTTCCATTCCAAATCCCAGTTAATCAAACTCTTGCGATTTCGCTTCCGCGTGCTTGTAACATGCCTGGTGTGCCTCTTCAATGCAAAG CCATTGGTGCTCCAGTTCCAGCTCCaa GCCCTTTGGCCAATGGTTTAATTACACTTCCACCAAATGGTGCTCCTTCTCCAA GTCCATCCGGTGCTGAGCCACTATCACCAAGATTGGCCCCAGAAGCTGAACCAAGCACCCCGGATTCACCTTCTCCGCCAACGACTACAGGAGGAGCTCCGGCGGGCAACAGGGCAGGAGTGACACCATCAGCTGCTGGCCACTCGTTTACTGCTGCTTCTCCTCTGCTTCTTGTGGCTGTGCTAGGAGCTGTTACATTTAAATACTACTAG
- the LOC140962842 gene encoding protein XRI1-like isoform X1, translated as MNFNNDNEIWNWQDQYTCIEENSSIELPKCLLNGVSQNEQSLSYMLSDEATPLKACGDLAYQVADCEVTGKELEQCNEPSSQAKRRRMLQFKSEGLEAPFYSEAFLRSKETHDSLEDAMSEMSDWVAGFAECASVSGSECLDPSSEGWIADCFNDVNMNFNIEDINASGTSDIQIDIRDIFNSSPEYDANAVKNHTVHPRGNVVFRGRKSYMRTPPKLASSVVKPFAFIKPCGVHGDITLKDINQKIHPPQKLQQSNEDLSDSCLTSAFSGKPVVGRTKIHTEGGKGSITIMRTKG; from the exons atgaattttaaCAACGATAA TGAAATATGGAATTGGCAAGATCAGTATACGTGCATTGAAGAAAATAGCAGCATAG AGTTACCAAAATGCTTGTTGAATGGTGTGAGCCAAAATGAACAAAGTCTCTCTTATATGTTAAGTGACGAAGCTACCCCTCTGAAGGCTTGCGGAGATTTAGCTTACCAAGTAGCTGATTGTG AAGTGACAGGGAAAGAGTTAGAGCAATGCAATGAGCCTTCCTCTCAAGCAAAAAGGCGCCGGATGCTACAATTCAAATCTGAAGGTTTGGAGGCACCATTTTACAGTGAGGCATTTTTAAGATCCAAG GAGACACATGATTCTCTCGAGGATGCAATGTCAGAGATGTCAGATTGGGTAGCTGGATTTGCAG AATGTGCATCGGTATCCGGTAGCGAGTGTTTGGACCCATCATCTGAAGGCTGGATTGCCGATTGCTTTAACGACGTTAATATGAACTTCAACATCGAAGATAT CAATGCATCTGGAACTTCTGATATTCAAATAGACATTAGAG ATATTTTTAACAGCTCTCCTGAGTATGATGCTAATGCTGTCAAAAATCATACTGTTCACCCTCGTGGAAATGTTGTTTTTAGAG GTAGAAAATCATACATGCGTACACCTCCTAAACTAGCCTCTTCGGTAGTTAAACCATTTGCCTTCATCAAACCATGTGGTGTACACGGAGACATAACTCTAAAGGACATAAACCAGAAAATTCATCCTCCTCAAAAATTGCAGCAGAGTAATGAAGATCTTTCGGATTCTTGTCTGACATCAGCATTCTCCGGGAAACCTGTAGTTGGGAGAACCAAAATTCACACAGAAGGTGGAAAAGGGAGTATAACAATTATGAGAACAAAAGGATAG
- the LOC140962842 gene encoding protein XRI1-like isoform X3 — protein MNFNNDNEIWNWQDQYTCIEENSSIELPKCLLNGVSQNEQSLSYMLSDEATPLKACGDLAYQVADCVTGKELEQCNEPSSQAKRRRMLQFKSEGLEAPFYSEAFLRSKETHDSLEDAMSEMSDWVAGFAECASVSGSECLDPSSEGWIADCFNDVNMNFNIEDINASGTSDIQIDIRDIFNSSPEYDANAVKNHTVHPRGNVVFRGRKSYMRTPPKLASSVVKPFAFIKPCGVHGDITLKDINQKIHPPQKLQQSNEDLSDSCLTSAFSGKPVVGRTKIHTEGGKGSITIMRTKG, from the exons atgaattttaaCAACGATAA TGAAATATGGAATTGGCAAGATCAGTATACGTGCATTGAAGAAAATAGCAGCATAG AGTTACCAAAATGCTTGTTGAATGGTGTGAGCCAAAATGAACAAAGTCTCTCTTATATGTTAAGTGACGAAGCTACCCCTCTGAAGGCTTGCGGAGATTTAGCTTACCAAGTAGCTGATTGTG TGACAGGGAAAGAGTTAGAGCAATGCAATGAGCCTTCCTCTCAAGCAAAAAGGCGCCGGATGCTACAATTCAAATCTGAAGGTTTGGAGGCACCATTTTACAGTGAGGCATTTTTAAGATCCAAG GAGACACATGATTCTCTCGAGGATGCAATGTCAGAGATGTCAGATTGGGTAGCTGGATTTGCAG AATGTGCATCGGTATCCGGTAGCGAGTGTTTGGACCCATCATCTGAAGGCTGGATTGCCGATTGCTTTAACGACGTTAATATGAACTTCAACATCGAAGATAT CAATGCATCTGGAACTTCTGATATTCAAATAGACATTAGAG ATATTTTTAACAGCTCTCCTGAGTATGATGCTAATGCTGTCAAAAATCATACTGTTCACCCTCGTGGAAATGTTGTTTTTAGAG GTAGAAAATCATACATGCGTACACCTCCTAAACTAGCCTCTTCGGTAGTTAAACCATTTGCCTTCATCAAACCATGTGGTGTACACGGAGACATAACTCTAAAGGACATAAACCAGAAAATTCATCCTCCTCAAAAATTGCAGCAGAGTAATGAAGATCTTTCGGATTCTTGTCTGACATCAGCATTCTCCGGGAAACCTGTAGTTGGGAGAACCAAAATTCACACAGAAGGTGGAAAAGGGAGTATAACAATTATGAGAACAAAAGGATAG
- the LOC140962842 gene encoding protein XRI1-like isoform X2 translates to MNFNNDNEIWNWQDQYTCIEENSSIELPKCLLNGVSQNEQSLSYMLSDEATPLKACGDLAYQVADCEVTGKELEQCNEPSSQAKRRRMLQFKSEGLEAPFYSEAFLRSKETHDSLEDAMSEMSDWVAGFAECASVSGSECLDPSSEGWIADCFNDVNMNFNIEDIASGTSDIQIDIRDIFNSSPEYDANAVKNHTVHPRGNVVFRGRKSYMRTPPKLASSVVKPFAFIKPCGVHGDITLKDINQKIHPPQKLQQSNEDLSDSCLTSAFSGKPVVGRTKIHTEGGKGSITIMRTKG, encoded by the exons atgaattttaaCAACGATAA TGAAATATGGAATTGGCAAGATCAGTATACGTGCATTGAAGAAAATAGCAGCATAG AGTTACCAAAATGCTTGTTGAATGGTGTGAGCCAAAATGAACAAAGTCTCTCTTATATGTTAAGTGACGAAGCTACCCCTCTGAAGGCTTGCGGAGATTTAGCTTACCAAGTAGCTGATTGTG AAGTGACAGGGAAAGAGTTAGAGCAATGCAATGAGCCTTCCTCTCAAGCAAAAAGGCGCCGGATGCTACAATTCAAATCTGAAGGTTTGGAGGCACCATTTTACAGTGAGGCATTTTTAAGATCCAAG GAGACACATGATTCTCTCGAGGATGCAATGTCAGAGATGTCAGATTGGGTAGCTGGATTTGCAG AATGTGCATCGGTATCCGGTAGCGAGTGTTTGGACCCATCATCTGAAGGCTGGATTGCCGATTGCTTTAACGACGTTAATATGAACTTCAACATCGAAGATAT TGCATCTGGAACTTCTGATATTCAAATAGACATTAGAG ATATTTTTAACAGCTCTCCTGAGTATGATGCTAATGCTGTCAAAAATCATACTGTTCACCCTCGTGGAAATGTTGTTTTTAGAG GTAGAAAATCATACATGCGTACACCTCCTAAACTAGCCTCTTCGGTAGTTAAACCATTTGCCTTCATCAAACCATGTGGTGTACACGGAGACATAACTCTAAAGGACATAAACCAGAAAATTCATCCTCCTCAAAAATTGCAGCAGAGTAATGAAGATCTTTCGGATTCTTGTCTGACATCAGCATTCTCCGGGAAACCTGTAGTTGGGAGAACCAAAATTCACACAGAAGGTGGAAAAGGGAGTATAACAATTATGAGAACAAAAGGATAG
- the LOC140962842 gene encoding protein XRI1-like isoform X4, whose translation MNFNNDNEIWNWQDQYTCIEENSSIELPKCLLNGVSQNEQSLSYMLSDEATPLKACGDLAYQVADCGKELEQCNEPSSQAKRRRMLQFKSEGLEAPFYSEAFLRSKETHDSLEDAMSEMSDWVAGFAECASVSGSECLDPSSEGWIADCFNDVNMNFNIEDINASGTSDIQIDIRDIFNSSPEYDANAVKNHTVHPRGNVVFRGRKSYMRTPPKLASSVVKPFAFIKPCGVHGDITLKDINQKIHPPQKLQQSNEDLSDSCLTSAFSGKPVVGRTKIHTEGGKGSITIMRTKG comes from the exons atgaattttaaCAACGATAA TGAAATATGGAATTGGCAAGATCAGTATACGTGCATTGAAGAAAATAGCAGCATAG AGTTACCAAAATGCTTGTTGAATGGTGTGAGCCAAAATGAACAAAGTCTCTCTTATATGTTAAGTGACGAAGCTACCCCTCTGAAGGCTTGCGGAGATTTAGCTTACCAAGTAGCTGATTGTG GGAAAGAGTTAGAGCAATGCAATGAGCCTTCCTCTCAAGCAAAAAGGCGCCGGATGCTACAATTCAAATCTGAAGGTTTGGAGGCACCATTTTACAGTGAGGCATTTTTAAGATCCAAG GAGACACATGATTCTCTCGAGGATGCAATGTCAGAGATGTCAGATTGGGTAGCTGGATTTGCAG AATGTGCATCGGTATCCGGTAGCGAGTGTTTGGACCCATCATCTGAAGGCTGGATTGCCGATTGCTTTAACGACGTTAATATGAACTTCAACATCGAAGATAT CAATGCATCTGGAACTTCTGATATTCAAATAGACATTAGAG ATATTTTTAACAGCTCTCCTGAGTATGATGCTAATGCTGTCAAAAATCATACTGTTCACCCTCGTGGAAATGTTGTTTTTAGAG GTAGAAAATCATACATGCGTACACCTCCTAAACTAGCCTCTTCGGTAGTTAAACCATTTGCCTTCATCAAACCATGTGGTGTACACGGAGACATAACTCTAAAGGACATAAACCAGAAAATTCATCCTCCTCAAAAATTGCAGCAGAGTAATGAAGATCTTTCGGATTCTTGTCTGACATCAGCATTCTCCGGGAAACCTGTAGTTGGGAGAACCAAAATTCACACAGAAGGTGGAAAAGGGAGTATAACAATTATGAGAACAAAAGGATAG